The following coding sequences lie in one Isoalcanivorax indicus genomic window:
- the gluQRS gene encoding tRNA glutamyl-Q(34) synthetase GluQRS translates to MAPDYRGRFAPTPSGPLHSGSLLTAVASYLDARQAGGTWLLRIEDLDPPREIPGAADIILRQLEDHGLAWDGPVQYQSQRQAAYAAALDQLHAQGMAFYCTLSRRQLAERGGHHPGPAVATSPGPNRAVRLAVPETTLHFDDLLQGPQQSRLSTEDGAFVIRRRDGFYAYQLACALDDADSGITHVLRGIDLLESTFRQLWVLDCLSRPRPQYGHLPVLVDASGEKLSKSAGAAALGNDHRDNLFRLLSLLGLAPPPPLRHERCDAQLAWATTHWQRNALAGHRALRD, encoded by the coding sequence ATGGCGCCAGACTACCGCGGCCGTTTTGCCCCCACCCCGTCCGGGCCGCTGCACAGCGGCTCGCTGCTGACAGCCGTGGCCAGTTATCTGGACGCCCGGCAGGCCGGGGGCACCTGGCTGCTGCGCATCGAAGACCTCGATCCGCCGCGGGAAATTCCCGGCGCGGCGGACATCATTCTGCGCCAGCTCGAAGACCATGGCCTGGCCTGGGACGGCCCCGTGCAGTATCAGAGCCAGCGCCAGGCCGCTTACGCTGCCGCCCTGGATCAACTGCATGCGCAAGGCATGGCCTTCTATTGCACGCTGTCGCGACGCCAGCTTGCCGAACGCGGCGGCCACCACCCCGGCCCCGCTGTCGCCACCTCACCGGGCCCGAACCGGGCTGTGCGTCTGGCGGTGCCGGAAACCACCCTGCACTTTGACGATCTGCTGCAGGGACCACAGCAATCCCGCCTGTCGACGGAAGACGGCGCCTTCGTTATTCGCCGCCGCGATGGCTTCTATGCGTATCAACTGGCCTGCGCGCTGGATGATGCCGACAGCGGCATCACCCATGTCCTGCGCGGCATCGACCTGCTGGAGTCCACCTTCCGCCAGCTCTGGGTGCTGGATTGCCTGAGTCGCCCACGACCGCAGTACGGTCACCTGCCCGTGCTGGTGGACGCCAGCGGCGAGAAGCTGTCCAAATCTGCGGGCGCGGCGGCGCTGGGTAACGACCACCGGGACAATCTGTTCCGCCTCCTCAGCCTGCTTGGCCTGGCGCCGCCTCCGCCCCTGCGCCACGAGCGCTGCGACGCGCAACTGGCCTGGGCCACCACGCACTGGCAACGCAACGCCCTGGCCGGACACCGTGCGTTGCGCGATTGA
- the dksA gene encoding RNA polymerase-binding protein DksA: protein MDIAPPKPGHLIFGFAPYVPAKGEEYMSEAQYEHFRKILLAWRQELMEEADRTMHHLQDEASNLPDPADRATQEEEFALELRTRDRERKLLKKIEKALDKIDTGDYGYCEACGVEVGIRRLEARPTAEMCIDCKELAEIKEKQMAG, encoded by the coding sequence ATGGATATCGCACCACCGAAACCCGGCCACCTTATTTTCGGCTTCGCCCCTTATGTGCCCGCCAAAGGCGAGGAGTACATGAGCGAAGCCCAGTACGAACACTTCCGCAAGATCCTGCTCGCCTGGCGTCAGGAACTCATGGAAGAAGCCGACCGCACCATGCACCACCTGCAGGATGAAGCGTCCAACCTGCCTGATCCTGCTGACCGCGCCACCCAGGAAGAAGAGTTCGCCCTGGAGCTGCGCACCCGTGATCGCGAGCGCAAGCTGCTGAAGAAAATCGAGAAGGCCCTCGACAAGATCGACACCGGCGACTACGGCTACTGCGAGGCCTGCGGTGTAGAGGTCGGCATCCGCCGACTGGAAGCACGGCCGACCGCCGAGATGTGCATCGATTGCAAGGAACTGGCGGAAATCAAGGAAAAGCAGATGGCAGGCTAA
- a CDS encoding aminotransferase class I/II-fold pyridoxal phosphate-dependent enzyme produces the protein MTQTKLPRAARCDRIAPFHVMSLVAQAEALGRAGKDVIHLGVGEPDFPSPAPVIEAGQRALAAGLTHYTPAAGLPALREAIAAFYLARFQVRVDPGRIVLTPGASGALQLVLAALIDPGDGVLVTDPGYPCNRHFVELVNGVPQPVLLDPAQNWQLVPGQLAAAWQASTRAALLASPDNPTGNVLSQETVAALAGEVAARQGALIMDEIYQGLVYDAPCFSALSVAPEAWVINSFSKYFGMTGWRLGWLVAPQDRVADIERMAQNFFLAPPTLAQHAALAAFLPETQAELVRRREVLDGRRRLLLARLPSLGFRIAGAPRGAFYLYLDASALTDDSFAFCERLLAEAHVALTPGLDFGSAHGPRHFLRVAYTCDEARLDEALARIARFVGVA, from the coding sequence ATGACCCAAACAAAGCTGCCACGCGCTGCGCGCTGCGACCGCATCGCCCCCTTCCATGTCATGAGCCTGGTGGCTCAGGCTGAAGCGCTGGGGCGTGCGGGCAAGGATGTGATTCACCTGGGGGTGGGCGAGCCGGACTTTCCTTCGCCCGCCCCGGTGATCGAGGCGGGTCAGCGTGCGCTGGCGGCAGGCCTCACACATTACACCCCGGCGGCGGGCCTGCCCGCGTTACGGGAGGCCATCGCCGCCTTTTATCTGGCGCGTTTTCAGGTTCGTGTGGACCCCGGCCGTATCGTGCTGACGCCCGGCGCCTCCGGGGCGCTGCAACTGGTGCTGGCGGCGTTGATCGATCCCGGCGATGGCGTGCTGGTCACCGATCCCGGATACCCCTGCAACCGCCATTTCGTGGAACTGGTGAACGGTGTGCCGCAGCCGGTACTGCTGGACCCGGCACAAAACTGGCAGTTGGTCCCCGGCCAACTGGCGGCGGCCTGGCAAGCGTCCACGCGGGCGGCGCTGCTGGCTTCCCCGGACAATCCCACGGGCAATGTGCTGTCACAGGAGACGGTGGCGGCCCTGGCCGGGGAAGTGGCCGCACGCCAGGGTGCGCTGATCATGGACGAGATCTACCAGGGGCTGGTCTATGACGCGCCCTGTTTCAGTGCGCTGTCGGTGGCGCCGGAGGCCTGGGTGATCAACAGCTTCAGCAAGTATTTCGGTATGACCGGTTGGCGGCTGGGGTGGCTGGTGGCGCCGCAGGACCGCGTCGCGGATATCGAACGCATGGCGCAGAATTTCTTTCTGGCACCGCCAACACTGGCACAACATGCTGCGCTGGCCGCATTTTTACCGGAAACCCAGGCTGAGCTGGTGCGCCGTCGCGAGGTGCTCGATGGCCGCCGCCGCTTGCTGCTGGCGCGTCTGCCGTCGCTGGGCTTCCGTATCGCCGGGGCGCCGCGAGGTGCCTTTTACCTTTACCTGGATGCCTCGGCACTGACCGACGACAGTTTTGCCTTTTGCGAGCGGCTGCTGGCCGAGGCGCATGTGGCGCTGACGCCGGGGCTCGATTTTGGCAGCGCCCACGGGCCGCGCCACTTCCTGCGTGTGGCGTACACCTGCGATGAGGCGCGCCTTGACGAGGCGCTGGCGCGCATCGCCCGGTTTGTCGGGGTGGCCTGA
- the sfsA gene encoding DNA/RNA nuclease SfsA, whose protein sequence is MHFDPPLQQGRLLRRYKRFMADILTAEGEPLTLHCPNTGSMKHCTPEGAAVLYSDSGNPKRKYRHTLEAVQVAHGHWAGVNTSRTNALVAEAVLAGQVPELRPEGLRREVRFADSRFDLALGGATPHTFVEVKNVTLGPGPDDPDHGLITFPDAVTLRGQKHLRTLMEVVTTGRRAVLLFCVQHTGAREVAPADEIDPAYGRLLREAASVGVEILAWRTDISPQAFRLAAPVPVLL, encoded by the coding sequence ATGCACTTCGATCCCCCGTTGCAGCAGGGTCGCCTGCTGCGCCGTTACAAGCGCTTCATGGCCGATATCCTGACGGCCGAGGGCGAGCCGCTGACGCTGCATTGTCCGAATACCGGCTCAATGAAGCACTGCACGCCAGAGGGGGCGGCGGTGCTGTATTCCGACAGCGGCAATCCGAAACGGAAGTATCGTCACACCCTGGAGGCGGTGCAGGTGGCGCATGGTCACTGGGCCGGGGTGAACACCAGCCGCACCAATGCGCTGGTGGCTGAGGCCGTTCTCGCTGGCCAGGTGCCGGAGCTGCGCCCGGAAGGGCTGCGCCGTGAGGTGCGTTTTGCCGACAGCCGCTTTGATCTGGCGCTGGGCGGCGCCACGCCGCACACCTTTGTCGAGGTCAAGAATGTCACCCTGGGGCCGGGTCCGGATGATCCGGACCACGGCCTGATAACCTTTCCCGACGCCGTGACACTGCGCGGCCAGAAGCATCTGCGCACCCTGATGGAGGTGGTGACCACTGGGCGGCGCGCGGTGCTTCTTTTCTGTGTGCAGCATACCGGCGCCCGCGAGGTGGCCCCGGCCGATGAGATCGATCCGGCCTATGGCCGCCTGTTGCGTGAGGCGGCGTCAGTCGGTGTCGAGATCCTGGCCTGGCGCACGGACATCAGTCCGCAGGCCTTTCGCCTGGCGGCGCCGGTGCCAGTATTGCTTTGA
- a CDS encoding JAB domain-containing protein — protein MQRNPQRTSTLCAEHNFQRDPQGRHLTLRPVTRQELIDYAATLLCSDLLDRPAVKSSQDAMSFLRMRLCHEERELFGTLFLDHKHRAITFEVLFMGTLDFTAVHPREIARRALVLNAASVILAHNHPSGDPEPSDSDLKMTRRIRDALALVDVHVLDHVVLGHLGNVSMADRGLL, from the coding sequence ATGCAACGCAACCCTCAGCGCACATCCACCCTGTGTGCCGAACACAACTTCCAGCGTGACCCCCAAGGGCGTCATCTGACCCTGCGACCTGTTACCCGGCAGGAGTTGATCGACTACGCCGCCACCCTGCTCTGCAGTGATCTGCTTGACCGCCCCGCCGTGAAAAGCTCACAGGACGCCATGAGCTTTCTGCGCATGCGCCTGTGCCACGAGGAGCGCGAACTGTTTGGCACCCTGTTCCTGGACCACAAGCATCGGGCAATCACCTTCGAGGTGCTGTTCATGGGCACGCTGGATTTCACTGCCGTCCACCCGCGCGAGATCGCCCGGCGCGCACTGGTGCTGAATGCGGCGTCAGTCATCCTGGCGCACAACCATCCCTCCGGTGACCCGGAGCCGAGTGACAGCGATCTGAAGATGACCCGTCGTATCCGCGATGCCCTGGCACTGGTGGACGTGCATGTGCTGGACCATGTCGTGCTGGGCCATCTCGGCAACGTCAGCATGGCGGACCGTGGATTGCTGTAA
- a CDS encoding serine/threonine protein kinase, with protein sequence MISTHPFDALSPDLLLDAVESVGYQCDGRVLALNSYENRVFQIGLEDDTPVIAKFYRPARWTDEQILEEHAFCFDAVEHELPVVPPLRDAQGDSLHQHAGFRFALYPRRGGHAPELDNLDNLLVMGRFLGRLHNVGAIRPFAHRPTLSSQEFGHEAVATCTPFVTADLRPAWDSLTRDLLQVVDERISAVPNVTLLRVHGDCHSGNLLWRDNAPHFIDLDDARMAPAIQDIWMLLSGDRHRQSQQLTDIIEGYREFRDFSPVELHLVEPLRTLRMLHFSAWIARRWDDPAFPRAFPWFDSPRYWGERILDLRNQLAELNEAPLQLL encoded by the coding sequence ATGATCTCAACACACCCGTTCGACGCGCTGAGTCCGGATCTGTTGCTGGATGCCGTGGAAAGCGTGGGCTACCAGTGCGATGGCCGGGTGCTGGCCCTCAACAGCTATGAAAACCGTGTTTTCCAGATTGGTCTGGAAGACGACACGCCGGTGATTGCCAAGTTCTATCGACCGGCCCGCTGGACCGACGAGCAGATTCTCGAAGAACACGCCTTCTGCTTCGATGCCGTGGAACATGAATTGCCCGTGGTGCCACCGCTCCGTGATGCACAGGGCGACAGCCTGCACCAGCATGCGGGCTTCCGCTTCGCCCTGTATCCACGCCGGGGCGGGCATGCTCCGGAGCTGGACAATCTGGACAACCTGCTGGTGATGGGCCGCTTCCTCGGCCGTCTGCACAATGTGGGCGCCATCCGCCCCTTCGCGCATCGCCCTACCCTCAGCAGCCAGGAATTCGGCCATGAGGCCGTCGCCACCTGCACCCCTTTCGTCACCGCCGACCTGCGCCCGGCCTGGGACAGCCTGACCCGCGACCTGCTGCAGGTCGTGGACGAGCGCATCAGCGCCGTACCGAACGTGACGCTGTTGCGCGTGCATGGCGATTGCCATAGCGGCAACCTGTTGTGGCGCGACAATGCACCCCATTTTATCGATCTGGACGACGCCCGTATGGCCCCCGCCATCCAGGATATCTGGATGCTCCTGTCCGGTGACCGTCATCGCCAGAGCCAGCAGCTCACGGACATCATTGAGGGCTATCGCGAGTTCCGCGATTTCAGCCCGGTCGAACTACATCTGGTGGAACCCCTGCGCACCCTGCGCATGCTGCACTTCAGTGCCTGGATCGCACGGCGCTGGGATGACCCCGCCTTCCCGCGCGCCTTCCCCTGGTTCGACAGCCCGCGTTACTGGGGCGAACGCATCCTCGACCTGCGCAACCAGCTGGCGGAACTGAACGAGGCGCCCCTGCAGTTGCTTTGA
- a CDS encoding Rieske (2Fe-2S) protein, translating into MHYLCTQQEVPEGEARGFEFGPKSVVAVRRDGQLYTYLNWCPHLGIELNFMPDEFLDMDKQFLTCVNHGALFEIETGQCLSGPCEGQPLTALRHEVRGEEVWVELKDPPV; encoded by the coding sequence ATGCATTACCTGTGTACCCAACAGGAGGTGCCGGAGGGCGAAGCCCGCGGCTTCGAGTTCGGCCCGAAATCCGTGGTCGCGGTGCGTCGTGACGGCCAGCTTTACACCTATCTGAACTGGTGCCCGCATCTGGGCATCGAACTGAACTTCATGCCCGATGAATTTCTCGACATGGACAAGCAGTTCCTGACCTGCGTCAACCATGGCGCCCTGTTCGAGATCGAGACCGGCCAGTGTCTGTCCGGTCCCTGCGAGGGCCAACCCCTGACCGCCCTGCGGCATGAAGTGCGCGGCGAGGAAGTTTGGGTCGAATTGAAGGACCCGCCTGTATGA
- a CDS encoding adenosine kinase, which yields MSHQYDVYAIGNALVDTEIEVSDAFLARMEIGKGMMTLVDKPRQQTLLEALQGEAEPHKQTCGGSAANTIIATRYFGGRTFYTCRVANDNTGALFVEALTAAGVDTNMRGPRRDGISGTCLVMITDDAERTMNTFLGISETVDETDLDIEALRASRYAYIEGYLVTSPSARAASIRLRELAREHGVQVALTFSDPAMVRFFRDGLLEMIGDGVDLLFCNEDEARDFTGTDSAEAALEALKAHARQVVMTRGARGAMAWDGEQLHHIDGVPVKAVDTNGAGDMFAGAFLYGITHDHDFATAGRLASAAAARVVSDFGPRLSPEAHLAVRQDVLGA from the coding sequence ATGAGTCATCAGTACGATGTGTACGCCATCGGCAACGCCCTGGTGGATACCGAAATCGAGGTCAGCGATGCCTTCCTGGCCCGCATGGAGATCGGCAAGGGCATGATGACCCTGGTGGACAAGCCCCGGCAGCAGACGCTGCTTGAAGCATTGCAAGGCGAGGCCGAACCGCACAAGCAGACCTGCGGTGGCTCTGCCGCCAACACCATCATTGCCACCCGCTACTTTGGCGGGCGCACCTTCTACACCTGCCGGGTCGCCAATGACAACACCGGCGCGCTGTTCGTGGAGGCCCTGACGGCGGCCGGCGTCGACACCAACATGCGCGGCCCACGCCGCGACGGCATCAGCGGCACCTGCCTGGTCATGATTACCGACGATGCCGAACGCACCATGAACACCTTTCTCGGCATTTCCGAAACCGTGGATGAGACGGACCTGGACATCGAGGCGCTGCGTGCCTCGCGCTACGCGTACATCGAAGGCTATCTGGTCACGTCGCCCTCGGCGCGCGCCGCCAGCATTCGCCTGCGCGAGCTGGCCCGCGAGCACGGTGTCCAGGTGGCCCTGACCTTTTCAGACCCGGCCATGGTGCGCTTCTTCCGCGACGGCCTGCTCGAGATGATCGGTGACGGCGTGGATCTGTTGTTCTGCAATGAAGACGAAGCCCGCGACTTTACCGGCACCGACAGCGCCGAAGCCGCGCTGGAGGCCCTCAAGGCCCATGCCCGTCAGGTGGTCATGACCCGCGGCGCGCGCGGCGCCATGGCCTGGGACGGCGAGCAGCTGCATCATATCGATGGCGTCCCGGTCAAGGCCGTGGACACCAACGGCGCTGGCGACATGTTCGCAGGTGCCTTTCTGTACGGCATTACCCACGACCATGACTTCGCCACCGCCGGTCGCCTGGCCAGCGCCGCAGCCGCCCGGGTAGTCAGCGATTTCGGCCCGCGCCTGTCACCCGAAGCACATCTGGCCGTGCGCCAGGACGTGCTGGGCGCATAA